One window of the Acaryochloris sp. CCMEE 5410 genome contains the following:
- a CDS encoding sigma-70 family RNA polymerase sigma factor — MSTEQLSTDDSDHALIQGCLRGSTQSFRVLYRRHQARVRSTLMSLCDPEVLDDLVQDVFVRVWKGLPKMEGRAKFTTWLYRITWNVAADYRRSAAQKRTRWQALTHQLPSQSTEPNWQHLHHQDLIKRGMGQLSFEHRSVIVLHDLQDLPQQEIAEMFEIPVGTVKSRLYHARAALRKFLQHEGISL, encoded by the coding sequence GTGAGTACCGAACAACTGTCAACCGACGATTCAGACCATGCCTTAATTCAAGGCTGTTTGCGGGGCAGCACCCAAAGCTTTCGAGTTTTGTATCGTCGACATCAGGCCCGAGTGCGGTCCACCCTCATGTCTTTATGCGATCCGGAGGTGTTAGATGACCTCGTTCAGGATGTGTTTGTTCGGGTTTGGAAAGGATTACCCAAAATGGAAGGTCGGGCCAAATTTACGACTTGGCTCTATCGCATCACTTGGAATGTGGCCGCAGATTATCGGCGGTCAGCAGCTCAAAAACGGACGCGCTGGCAAGCCCTGACCCATCAACTCCCCAGCCAGTCCACAGAGCCCAATTGGCAGCATCTTCACCATCAGGATTTGATTAAACGTGGCATGGGTCAACTGAGTTTTGAACATCGCAGTGTGATTGTGCTCCATGACTTACAAGATCTTCCCCAGCAAGAGATTGCCGAGATGTTTGAGATTCCTGTAGGCACCGTCAAGTCTCGTCTATACCACGCCAGAGCGGCCCTCCGAAAATTTTTGCAACATGAAGGGATTTCCCTATGA
- a CDS encoding tetratricopeptide repeat protein, with product MTSPDFSDSLTWLEQAKTYLQQNQYIDALNCIHQGLALTPRNADAWLQCGNVLQKLGFYGEAITANHNAQRLFGSPEAKLKMIPLESLLAKAQGKPEDLLTSVKTEAVPPATADTISGKDYDFWQKRALACTKAKDFDAALAAYDKVLAFKPNHAQAWYQRGLVLFNLQRYEDAIASFDQALEHQPDLYQAWNNRASILIQLGNFKEAIHSYEQALRWTDKQLWQAWDDLGMAMLHLQGADAGIAIWNQGIDALWCDADDYALGCGSLHQRKGDFQAQQAWQDPSPTKMWKAAKLSYLRALDLLDFQTFPQHHLTIWQSLLQVRFHLQETAAVHSMLLEGAIKLQTIKRDVNLSPEQDRQLEEQFAGFQQMQVDWLVQQNQLKDAILWAERCKDRTLGYWQSGPDYDPVQHQYTDLTPLLNPQRAILYWHLSPAHLYTFILKSNQDPVLFCAHSLESESAHPTDLDTALIDQHFCLQLWQKNWDKAQHLSQKNSDSILGLGANFWLKGQGVQLLTQLKEILAIEALCQNALTGIHELILVRPEQWRHLPMAALFPEQISITLLPSLQIGLNLLTAKSSPQDHLLTIVPPQGSNEEKDNNLTELEALAIARSYRQHIQLGGLQLTQKTVLAALKVSGGSIHFTGVTATNRSTLPLPAWVLANGQQLTLKDLFALDWQSYATVCLSGGPQNLKPLPGSIPDLETCLLSLGVQHVLNSLWEVNHCSRIMLMTQVHHLLHQNGNPVHALRQAQHWLRNLTYRHAIQWWITLGNTLELDSSQKNTLERIEAELQAAAQEAGQDVCPFSHPWYWVGFTISGNFPEMLVWNEA from the coding sequence ATGACGAGCCCTGATTTCTCAGATTCCCTGACTTGGCTGGAGCAGGCAAAAACGTATCTCCAACAGAATCAGTATATTGATGCCCTGAATTGTATTCATCAAGGTCTGGCTCTGACCCCTAGGAACGCAGATGCCTGGCTGCAATGTGGCAATGTCCTGCAGAAATTAGGGTTTTATGGGGAGGCAATCACGGCGAACCATAATGCTCAACGCCTCTTTGGCAGCCCAGAGGCCAAACTCAAAATGATTCCTTTGGAGTCTTTATTAGCCAAAGCTCAGGGAAAGCCAGAAGACCTGCTCACTTCAGTCAAAACAGAGGCCGTACCGCCTGCCACCGCTGACACCATCTCCGGTAAAGATTATGACTTTTGGCAAAAACGCGCCCTGGCTTGCACCAAAGCCAAAGATTTTGATGCGGCCTTAGCCGCCTATGATAAAGTCTTGGCCTTTAAGCCTAACCATGCCCAGGCTTGGTATCAACGGGGGCTGGTTTTATTCAATTTACAGCGATATGAGGATGCGATCGCAAGTTTTGATCAAGCCCTAGAGCACCAGCCCGATTTGTACCAAGCCTGGAATAACCGGGCCAGCATTTTAATTCAGCTGGGTAATTTCAAAGAAGCCATTCATAGCTATGAACAAGCCCTGCGCTGGACCGATAAGCAGTTATGGCAAGCTTGGGACGATCTGGGGATGGCGATGCTTCATCTTCAGGGGGCAGACGCTGGCATTGCGATTTGGAATCAAGGCATTGATGCCCTGTGGTGTGATGCCGATGATTATGCTCTAGGCTGCGGTAGCCTCCATCAGCGCAAAGGGGATTTTCAAGCTCAACAGGCTTGGCAAGATCCGTCGCCAACCAAAATGTGGAAAGCAGCCAAATTAAGCTATCTAAGAGCCCTAGATTTGCTGGATTTCCAAACCTTTCCTCAGCATCACTTAACCATCTGGCAATCTCTACTGCAAGTGCGGTTCCATTTGCAAGAAACGGCTGCCGTTCACTCCATGCTTCTTGAAGGTGCCATCAAGCTGCAAACCATCAAGCGGGATGTCAATCTATCCCCTGAGCAGGATCGACAGCTAGAAGAACAATTTGCTGGTTTTCAACAGATGCAGGTCGATTGGCTGGTCCAGCAGAATCAATTGAAAGACGCGATTCTCTGGGCAGAACGCTGCAAAGATCGCACCTTAGGATATTGGCAATCTGGTCCTGATTACGATCCAGTTCAGCATCAATATACGGACCTTACCCCCCTCCTCAATCCTCAGCGAGCCATTCTCTATTGGCATCTCAGTCCCGCCCACCTCTATACCTTTATTCTCAAATCCAACCAAGACCCTGTGCTGTTTTGTGCCCACTCCTTGGAATCAGAATCGGCTCACCCGACGGATCTAGATACTGCTCTGATCGATCAGCATTTTTGCCTGCAGTTGTGGCAAAAAAACTGGGATAAAGCCCAGCATCTTTCCCAAAAAAATTCTGATTCGATTTTAGGGCTGGGGGCTAACTTTTGGTTGAAAGGGCAAGGGGTTCAACTCCTCACCCAACTGAAAGAGATTTTAGCCATTGAGGCTTTATGTCAAAACGCCTTAACTGGTATTCACGAACTGATTCTTGTGCGACCTGAGCAATGGCGTCACCTACCGATGGCGGCCCTTTTCCCAGAGCAGATTAGCATTACGCTCCTCCCCAGTTTGCAAATTGGCCTCAATCTACTGACCGCAAAGTCTTCCCCTCAAGACCATCTATTAACCATTGTTCCGCCCCAAGGCTCTAATGAGGAGAAAGATAATAACCTCACAGAATTAGAGGCCCTGGCCATCGCTCGATCCTACCGACAGCATATTCAATTGGGAGGACTCCAGCTAACTCAGAAGACGGTCTTGGCGGCGCTCAAGGTCTCGGGAGGGAGTATTCATTTTACGGGGGTGACAGCTACAAATCGTTCAACGCTCCCTTTACCGGCTTGGGTTCTAGCCAATGGCCAGCAATTGACTCTAAAGGACTTATTTGCATTGGATTGGCAATCCTATGCAACGGTTTGCCTCTCGGGTGGTCCTCAAAACCTTAAACCGTTGCCAGGGTCTATTCCAGATCTAGAAACATGCCTGCTCTCATTAGGGGTGCAGCATGTGCTCAACAGCTTGTGGGAGGTCAATCACTGTTCCCGAATCATGCTGATGACCCAGGTCCATCATCTATTGCACCAAAACGGCAATCCTGTCCATGCCTTGCGGCAGGCTCAGCACTGGCTTCGCAACCTCACCTACCGACATGCGATTCAATGGTGGATTACCCTGGGCAACACATTAGAATTAGACAGCTCACAAAAAAACACCCTTGAACGAATTGAAGCCGAACTCCAGGCCGCAGCCCAGGAGGCAGGTCAAGATGTTTGTCCGTTTAGTCACCCTTGGTATTGGGTGGGGTTTACCATTTCTGGGAATTTCCCGGAAATGTTGGTATGGAATGAGGCCTAA
- the cobA gene encoding uroporphyrinogen-III C-methyltransferase produces the protein MSENNYSTTQTPKSQGKVFIIGAGPGEHNYLTVMGQNLLAQADVILYDALINPELLNLVKKTCLKIPVGKRGKGPSTPQTDIDRRLVAYCCQGYQVVRLKSGDPFVFGRTTSEVLALHAAGCAVEVLPGISSALAAPLFAGIPLTDAQLGQHFTVLSAHAPERLDWSVLAQLDTLVILMGARHLENIVHHLRHNGQPEQHPIAIIRWGGRRQQQVWTGTLGTIVAQTQGESLSPCVIVVGKVVHLQPTLGLSFPTNSEYAHRSDSAQCSMGATSLQSILPLAGKTILVTRAVAQSKTFSQSLISMGATVVDMPALEIGPPSSWEALDDAIASLDHFDWLILTSANGVTRFLDRLFHAGLDTRALASVKIAVVGRKTAKTLEQQGLKADYIPPNFVADALVEHFPGETLTGQTLLFPRVESGGRDVLVKQLTQKGATVVEVAAYQSRCPATIAPQALQALQTQTVDIVTFASSKTVRYFYQLLQQAVGEGKPQAWLTPLKVASIGPQTSLTCQELLGRVDIEAEEYTLDGLTQSIVDHYQTQD, from the coding sequence TTGAGCGAAAACAACTATTCAACAACTCAAACGCCTAAGTCACAGGGCAAGGTTTTTATCATTGGTGCTGGCCCTGGGGAACATAACTATCTTACGGTTATGGGACAAAACCTGCTTGCTCAGGCTGACGTCATCCTCTATGATGCCCTGATCAATCCTGAATTATTAAACCTCGTAAAGAAAACTTGCTTAAAAATCCCAGTGGGCAAGCGAGGTAAGGGTCCTAGCACTCCCCAAACAGATATTGATCGCCGGTTAGTGGCGTATTGTTGCCAGGGATATCAAGTTGTCCGCCTTAAAAGTGGTGATCCCTTTGTGTTTGGACGCACCACGTCTGAAGTCCTCGCCTTACACGCAGCAGGTTGTGCGGTTGAAGTGTTGCCGGGGATTTCTTCTGCCCTAGCAGCACCTTTATTTGCTGGCATTCCCCTGACTGATGCCCAATTGGGCCAGCACTTTACGGTATTGAGTGCCCATGCCCCAGAGCGTCTGGACTGGTCTGTTTTAGCCCAACTCGATACCTTGGTGATTCTGATGGGGGCGCGCCATTTAGAGAACATTGTCCATCACCTGAGACACAATGGCCAGCCCGAACAACATCCGATTGCCATTATTCGTTGGGGAGGTCGGCGTCAGCAGCAAGTTTGGACTGGCACGTTAGGGACGATTGTGGCCCAAACCCAAGGAGAGTCACTATCGCCTTGTGTGATCGTGGTGGGCAAAGTCGTTCATCTCCAACCAACCCTGGGGCTTTCTTTCCCGACCAACAGTGAATATGCTCATAGAAGTGATTCTGCACAATGTTCCATGGGTGCTACTTCTCTTCAGTCGATTTTACCGTTAGCAGGTAAAACGATCTTGGTGACGCGAGCCGTTGCCCAATCCAAGACCTTTAGTCAATCTCTCATATCGATGGGGGCGACAGTAGTGGATATGCCGGCCTTAGAAATTGGCCCACCGTCCTCTTGGGAGGCGTTAGATGATGCGATCGCATCTTTAGATCACTTTGACTGGCTGATCTTGACGTCTGCCAATGGCGTTACTCGCTTCCTAGACCGCCTATTCCATGCGGGTTTAGACACACGAGCACTCGCTTCCGTCAAGATTGCAGTGGTCGGTCGAAAAACAGCCAAAACTCTAGAACAGCAAGGATTAAAGGCGGACTATATCCCACCTAACTTTGTTGCGGATGCTTTAGTAGAGCATTTCCCAGGGGAAACACTGACGGGGCAGACCCTGTTATTCCCCAGAGTTGAAAGTGGTGGACGAGACGTTTTGGTCAAACAACTGACCCAAAAAGGGGCAACAGTGGTGGAGGTAGCGGCCTATCAATCACGATGTCCAGCAACCATTGCCCCCCAGGCCCTCCAGGCCTTGCAAACTCAAACCGTTGATATCGTCACCTTTGCCAGTTCTAAAACGGTTCGCTATTTTTATCAGCTTCTGCAGCAAGCGGTTGGAGAGGGTAAACCCCAGGCATGGCTTACTCCCCTCAAGGTCGCCTCCATTGGTCCTCAGACTTCATTGACCTGCCAAGAGCTGCTGGGACGAGTCGATATTGAAGCGGAGGAATATACCTTAGACGGTTTAACGCAAAGTATTGTTGACCACTATCAGACTCAAGATTAG
- a CDS encoding ABC transporter substrate-binding protein, whose translation MTPSNFLTHLVLKSLNYLAQRWRWRGTRYYLSLFCCCLLLIVGCQSRDSEPSPTATGADTRLALGTTGKVRTLDPADALELFSGNLLYNMGDRLYAYKSGTTDLVPQLATELPKISEDGLVYTIPLRTDVVFHDDTPFDAKAMEFSLNRFIQNGGQPAFLLSDVVELVTAKSAAELEIKLKKPFAAFTDLLAFSGLVAVSPKAYEIGPGKFNPSTFVGTGPYQLVDNRSDSIRLDRFDKYWGDKPTNPGIDIQSFTSSANLFNAFRTGSVDIAYQSLNPEQIELLAKAADKGDWQAITGPGSNITYVSLNLRDETLKKPEVRQALALTINRQLIQNRVFNGQVDPLYSLVPSIFDASKPVFQSDSDADVAKAKELLTQAGYTTEKPLEVEFWYRSNVPSDGPAATTIKALIEKELKDLAKVELKSIESATAYNNLDKGTYPMFMLDWSGDYYDPDTYIHPFLDCSEGNVEEGCKEGATVGQGSFYFSEKMNQLIDQQRQEQDPDKRQKTFEAIQDLLAQDVPFIPLWQRKEYAFARPDIQGVRLEPTQAMPFASLSRSST comes from the coding sequence TTGACTCCTTCCAACTTTTTGACGCATCTTGTATTGAAATCCCTCAACTATCTGGCTCAGAGATGGCGATGGCGAGGGACAAGGTATTATCTCAGTCTGTTCTGTTGTTGCCTGTTGTTGATTGTGGGTTGCCAGTCTCGCGATTCGGAACCTAGTCCAACCGCAACCGGGGCAGACACTCGCTTAGCGTTAGGCACAACGGGTAAAGTCAGAACTTTAGATCCAGCTGATGCCCTAGAACTCTTTTCGGGTAATCTCCTCTACAACATGGGAGATCGCCTATACGCTTACAAGAGCGGCACAACCGACCTGGTGCCGCAGTTGGCGACAGAGCTTCCTAAAATCAGTGAGGATGGTTTGGTCTACACCATTCCTTTGCGGACAGATGTTGTTTTCCATGACGACACCCCTTTTGACGCCAAGGCGATGGAGTTTTCTCTCAATCGCTTTATCCAGAATGGGGGACAGCCAGCGTTCTTGTTATCCGACGTGGTGGAGTTAGTCACTGCGAAGTCAGCTGCCGAGTTGGAGATCAAGCTGAAAAAACCGTTTGCCGCGTTTACAGACTTATTAGCCTTCTCGGGGTTAGTGGCTGTTTCTCCCAAAGCTTATGAAATTGGGCCTGGAAAGTTTAATCCTTCTACTTTTGTGGGAACGGGGCCTTACCAGCTGGTAGACAATCGCAGCGACTCTATCCGGTTAGACCGCTTTGACAAATATTGGGGAGACAAACCCACAAATCCAGGGATTGATATTCAAAGTTTTACCAGCAGTGCCAACTTGTTCAACGCCTTTCGCACCGGATCCGTGGATATTGCCTATCAGTCTTTGAATCCCGAACAAATTGAGCTATTAGCGAAAGCAGCTGATAAAGGAGACTGGCAGGCCATTACTGGACCCGGTAGTAACATTACCTATGTCAGCTTGAATCTTCGGGATGAAACCTTGAAGAAACCAGAGGTTCGCCAAGCATTGGCGCTGACGATTAATCGGCAACTGATCCAAAATCGAGTGTTTAATGGCCAGGTTGACCCGCTCTATAGCCTGGTCCCTAGTATTTTTGATGCGAGCAAGCCGGTATTTCAAAGTGATAGCGATGCTGACGTAGCTAAAGCTAAGGAGCTACTGACCCAAGCAGGGTACACCACAGAAAAGCCTCTAGAAGTGGAATTTTGGTATCGCTCTAATGTCCCCAGCGATGGCCCCGCAGCGACGACGATTAAAGCTCTTATTGAGAAAGAGCTGAAAGATTTAGCCAAGGTGGAACTCAAAAGCATCGAATCAGCAACGGCCTATAACAACTTGGATAAAGGCACCTACCCGATGTTTATGCTGGACTGGAGTGGAGACTACTATGATCCTGATACCTATATCCATCCTTTCTTAGACTGTTCGGAGGGGAATGTGGAGGAAGGTTGTAAAGAAGGTGCGACCGTTGGACAAGGGTCATTTTACTTCAGTGAAAAAATGAATCAGCTGATTGATCAACAGCGTCAGGAACAAGACCCTGACAAACGCCAGAAAACTTTTGAGGCGATTCAGGATCTGCTGGCTCAGGATGTTCCCTTTATTCCCTTATGGCAACGTAAGGAGTATGCCTTTGCCCGACCTGATATCCAAGGCGTGCGACTTGAGCCCACCCAAGCGATGCCTTTCGCATCCCTCAGTCGTTCCTCTACCTAG
- a CDS encoding ABC transporter permease, producing the protein MSRSRALQSYVVARLLLAPLMLWTVTTVVFLLLRATPGDPVDAILGPKAPAAQKLALRSQLGLDQSLWKQYIDYMGDLLQFDLGTSLTSRGQTVWDIIQQFFPATLELAFCSMIVALIIGITAGILSASRPGTIFDLGGRLFGIITYALPMFWVGMLLKLFFAVQLGWFPDGTRFPTRVLPPQGPTGLYLIDSILAGDMHALGLTLYHLALPSLTLGLVLSGIFERIVRVNLKQTLQADYVEAARARGIPERRILVVHALRNALIPVITVLGLTFAAMLGGAVLTEVTFSWPGLGNRLYDAISLRDYLTVQGIIVFVSVIIVMASIVIDIVNAYVDPRIRY; encoded by the coding sequence ATGTCGCGTTCCCGAGCCCTTCAATCCTATGTAGTGGCCCGCTTATTATTGGCTCCTTTGATGTTGTGGACCGTAACCACAGTTGTGTTTTTGCTACTCAGGGCCACACCGGGAGATCCGGTCGATGCCATTTTGGGGCCAAAAGCGCCAGCGGCTCAAAAACTAGCGTTGCGATCGCAACTGGGATTGGACCAGTCCCTGTGGAAGCAATATATCGACTACATGGGAGACTTGCTGCAATTTGATTTAGGAACCTCCCTGACCAGTCGGGGGCAAACGGTGTGGGATATTATTCAGCAGTTTTTTCCTGCCACCCTAGAACTTGCCTTTTGCAGCATGATTGTGGCCTTAATCATTGGAATTACGGCTGGGATCCTGTCGGCATCCAGGCCCGGGACTATTTTTGACCTGGGCGGCAGACTCTTTGGCATCATTACCTATGCATTACCCATGTTTTGGGTGGGGATGTTGCTGAAGCTCTTTTTTGCGGTGCAATTGGGCTGGTTCCCGGATGGCACTCGATTTCCGACGCGAGTGCTCCCCCCCCAGGGTCCCACCGGCTTATATTTAATCGATAGTATATTGGCGGGGGATATGCACGCCCTAGGATTAACCCTGTATCACTTGGCGTTACCGAGCTTAACCTTAGGACTGGTTCTCAGCGGCATCTTCGAAAGAATTGTCCGCGTAAATTTAAAGCAAACGTTACAAGCTGATTATGTAGAAGCTGCCCGGGCTCGGGGAATTCCAGAAAGACGAATTCTGGTAGTCCACGCTCTTCGCAATGCCCTAATTCCAGTCATTACCGTGTTGGGGCTAACGTTTGCCGCCATGTTAGGGGGAGCTGTGCTCACGGAGGTCACTTTCTCCTGGCCAGGACTGGGCAATCGTCTCTATGATGCCATTTCTCTAAGAGATTATTTAACGGTGCAAGGCATTATTGTCTTTGTCTCTGTCATCATCGTCATGGCCAGCATCGTGATCGATATCGTCAATGCCTATGTTGATCCAAGGATTCGCTATTAG
- a CDS encoding DUF1517 domain-containing protein, translated as MNKKRPIYKTFSRLLVAIALVGVLVFSNADAALAARTGGRISGGSFRRSVPSRSYRSSPSRGYSGGYSRGGYARGGYGGGFGFPFLIPFFGFGGGGLFSILILIAVANFLVSSFRNIAGDGEGLNLRGNSYDQNSANPSVTVNKIQVGLLAEARGLKADLDRIAQTGNTGSSAGLAKVLQETNLALLRHPEYWVYASAESEQTRLVSAEAKFNHLALTERSKFQAETLSNVKQQIQDTNGTLTKTADALTQAPGEYIVVTLVVAAQGKQKFPDIKSDQDLRQALNQVGSVSSDQLLALEVLWTPQAESDTLSADDLVAAYPHLKMI; from the coding sequence ATGAATAAAAAACGTCCCATTTATAAAACCTTTTCCCGTCTACTCGTTGCGATCGCGCTCGTTGGTGTCCTAGTCTTCAGCAATGCCGATGCGGCCTTAGCAGCCCGCACGGGTGGTCGGATTAGCGGAGGGAGCTTCCGTCGTTCGGTACCGTCTCGCTCCTATCGCAGCAGCCCTTCCCGGGGCTATTCAGGTGGCTATTCTCGGGGCGGTTACGCTCGGGGTGGCTATGGCGGTGGATTTGGCTTTCCTTTTCTTATCCCCTTCTTTGGATTTGGCGGCGGTGGCTTATTTTCCATCCTGATCCTGATTGCCGTGGCTAACTTTTTGGTGTCTAGCTTCCGCAATATCGCTGGCGATGGAGAGGGCCTCAACTTAAGAGGCAACAGTTATGACCAAAACTCTGCCAACCCCTCTGTTACGGTCAACAAAATTCAAGTGGGTTTATTAGCCGAAGCTCGAGGTCTGAAAGCGGACCTCGACCGGATTGCCCAAACTGGCAATACTGGATCTAGCGCAGGTCTCGCGAAGGTTCTGCAAGAAACAAATTTAGCCCTGTTACGCCACCCTGAATATTGGGTTTATGCCAGTGCTGAATCTGAACAAACCCGCCTTGTCTCTGCCGAGGCTAAATTTAACCATTTAGCCTTAACCGAGCGCAGCAAGTTCCAAGCGGAAACCTTGTCGAATGTGAAACAGCAGATCCAAGACACCAATGGCACATTAACCAAGACAGCGGATGCCCTAACTCAAGCCCCTGGTGAATATATTGTCGTTACCCTAGTTGTAGCTGCTCAGGGTAAACAAAAGTTCCCAGATATTAAATCGGATCAGGATCTTCGCCAAGCCCTCAATCAAGTGGGGTCTGTGTCCAGTGACCAGCTCCTAGCCCTAGAAGTATTATGGACCCCCCAAGCGGAGTCCGACACCCTCAGTGCGGATGATTTAGTTGCGGCTTATCCCCACCTAAAAATGATTTAA
- the murG gene encoding undecaprenyldiphospho-muramoylpentapeptide beta-N-acetylglucosaminyltransferase: MSNSESVAITEQPKRFLIAASGTGGHLFPALAVAEVLEAKQFQLEWLGVSNRLETQLVPKKYPLRTVPIEGLQTRIGPKTPILLGKLAVAVWQTRQLLKRGHFKGVLTTGGYIAAPAILAAWSLGLPRVIHESNAIPGKVTRWLSSICTGVGLGLEDATTYLPKDKTVVVGTPVRPAFLTPCELDLPIPPEATLIVVAGGSQGAVSVNKLVRACAPAWLEIGAWIVHLTGTQDPEAQSFQHPHYLSMPFYDNMAGLLQRANLAISRAGAGTLSELAIASTPALLIPYPYAAEDHQAFNAAAFVKAGAAEMYRQDELTEEQLKQTVLQWIQEPHVLEEMAAKAYSLAVPNSTERFAQLILEQIEASP, from the coding sequence GTGAGCAATTCCGAATCGGTTGCCATAACAGAACAGCCCAAGCGATTCCTAATCGCTGCTAGCGGGACAGGCGGGCATTTATTTCCCGCGTTGGCAGTGGCAGAAGTTCTCGAAGCTAAACAGTTTCAACTGGAGTGGCTAGGGGTAAGCAATCGATTAGAAACCCAGCTCGTTCCCAAAAAATATCCATTACGCACGGTCCCCATTGAAGGACTCCAAACTCGGATAGGCCCAAAGACCCCCATTCTCCTAGGGAAATTAGCCGTGGCAGTTTGGCAAACCCGTCAGCTTTTGAAGCGCGGCCACTTTAAGGGTGTGCTCACCACAGGAGGCTATATCGCTGCCCCTGCCATTTTGGCCGCCTGGTCCCTAGGACTACCGCGCGTGATTCATGAATCGAATGCTATTCCAGGGAAAGTGACCCGATGGCTCAGTTCGATCTGCACGGGGGTGGGTTTGGGGCTAGAAGATGCCACAACCTATCTGCCCAAGGACAAAACCGTAGTAGTGGGCACGCCTGTCCGTCCTGCGTTTCTGACCCCTTGTGAACTTGATTTACCGATTCCGCCTGAGGCCACGCTGATTGTGGTGGCGGGTGGTAGTCAAGGGGCGGTCTCCGTTAACAAATTGGTGCGAGCCTGTGCACCTGCTTGGTTAGAAATCGGGGCTTGGATCGTCCATTTAACGGGAACTCAGGATCCTGAGGCGCAATCCTTTCAACATCCCCACTATCTGTCCATGCCGTTTTACGACAATATGGCTGGTTTATTGCAGCGGGCTAATTTAGCCATTAGTCGGGCGGGTGCAGGGACCTTAAGCGAACTTGCGATCGCATCCACGCCAGCCCTCCTGATCCCCTATCCTTATGCGGCAGAAGACCATCAAGCCTTTAATGCCGCCGCCTTTGTGAAAGCGGGGGCAGCCGAGATGTATCGTCAGGATGAGCTGACGGAAGAACAGCTAAAACAGACGGTGCTCCAATGGATACAGGAACCCCACGTTTTAGAAGAGATGGCAGCTAAAGCCTATAGCTTAGCGGTCCCCAATAGCACAGAGCGCTTCGCTCAGCTCATTCTTGAGCAGATCGAAGCGTCTCCATGA
- a CDS encoding nuclear transport factor 2 family protein, with amino-acid sequence MYNSIRILQSVASQSGRPLNRGRHAMGQLGVGLSTACLCALGMGGWPKLAYAESVAPDTAQVDTDAPPALTEQLAQVDMAANQKDLAKLLGFYSSNFTSGDGLNRKTLKQVIATFWEEYQDLSYKTELVTWEKTPQGYNVETKTTITGTQTLDQGPVKLHSTLQSRQHWVGQQITKQEILAEQSKLTSGRKPPKVQVNLPQEVGVGEKFEFDVIVDEPLGDNPLLGLALEESITMENYLKQPELKLELLPAGGLFKVGTAGNKPMSEWISAILVQDGGMTIISQRLNVVPKNKSAEQSRK; translated from the coding sequence ATGTACAACTCTATCCGCATTTTGCAATCCGTTGCTTCTCAGTCTGGCCGCCCGTTGAATAGGGGCCGCCATGCTATGGGTCAGTTGGGGGTTGGATTGTCTACGGCCTGCCTATGTGCTTTAGGAATGGGGGGCTGGCCTAAGCTGGCCTATGCTGAAAGTGTGGCTCCAGACACAGCTCAGGTGGATACGGATGCTCCACCTGCCTTGACAGAACAGCTCGCTCAAGTCGATATGGCAGCGAACCAAAAAGATCTGGCCAAACTGCTTGGCTTTTACAGTTCCAATTTTACGAGTGGCGATGGCCTAAATCGGAAAACTTTGAAGCAGGTGATTGCCACTTTTTGGGAAGAGTACCAAGATTTATCCTATAAAACTGAGTTAGTCACCTGGGAGAAAACCCCTCAAGGCTATAACGTTGAGACCAAAACGACCATCACCGGTACTCAAACCCTGGATCAAGGTCCTGTGAAATTACACTCCACCCTGCAGTCCCGTCAACATTGGGTCGGACAGCAGATTACCAAGCAAGAGATTCTAGCTGAACAAAGCAAGCTGACTTCAGGACGGAAACCGCCTAAAGTGCAGGTCAACCTTCCCCAGGAAGTGGGAGTTGGCGAAAAATTTGAATTTGATGTGATTGTGGATGAGCCTCTGGGGGATAACCCATTATTGGGCTTAGCCTTAGAAGAATCGATCACCATGGAAAACTATCTGAAGCAGCCCGAGCTTAAGCTAGAGCTGTTACCCGCTGGTGGTCTGTTTAAGGTAGGTACGGCAGGAAATAAACCCATGAGCGAGTGGATTTCTGCCATTTTGGTGCAAGATGGTGGCATGACGATTATCAGTCAGCGACTTAATGTCGTTCCGAAGAACAAATCGGCCGAACAGTCACGCAAGTAA